TATTTTATGCTTTTGACTTAGAACTAGtcaaatgttgtaaaaaaaaaaataccaaagaaAAAACGTTAAAACGTTAAactaatttctttaaaaaataaaaacgcaATACAAGTGCAGAAGTAAGTATCATACAAATAGATTACGAAGCTATTGTTTTCAGGGAAAATCTATCCCAAGTCCTACTTATGCCATTCCAAATAATACAACAGTAGCGCGGTAAACACTGCGTTAACAGTAAATCATTTTCTGTGTTTGATGATCAAATCATTATCTTATTTTGCTTTGACTATTCATTAGTTGAAAGTAAAGaacgtgtaattttttttcctttagaTATCGTGCTAACAAATGTCCTCGATTATGGTAACGTTTTCATTGCCATTTGTAAACAAGACAAAATGTTGTCCGTTTTTGTCTAGGGCGCTGTAGAGACCCGTTCGTTGATGGTCGTGACTTGGATATATGTTTTATGTTTGCCGGCTTCCATAATTTGCCAGAAGGTATGGAGAAATGCGCGGCAACACAGTCAAGCATCATCTCCATCACATCAACAAAGGAAAACGTTTTTCTGATCAGATTAGCTGGTAACGTCACTTCCACTGTtctctggggttttttttagttttactttgttTACATACTGCTATAATTGCTTTATATAAGCacaatttatatgattttttcatttgatttcagAAACTCTGACTAATGTTTCTCTCCCAGATGTCAGTTACAAGCGGCCATTCATTCAGGGATTCTGGGATGGAGTGGACTGGATCTTGGACAACGGAAGTCCACTGGTTTACACAAACTGGGACGTAGACCAGCCAAAGAAAGTTGACgtgaaacaaaacataaaattggAGGATGGGAAATGGCAAACTTCAATTGGTTTAAAAATTCGGCCTATTTTTTGCAATTATATATTGTAATCAAGTTTTTGTATCATGCGAATAAGGTACTGATATACAGTATTTGATGTACCATTTAGAAAATGGGAAGGATAGCAACCACCATACACGTAGTCATTCGTAAATGAAAGCAGCTCAACAGGGATCTTCTACATAAGTTTTAATTAAGGAAAAcaatctacaatttttttttttattttcaattaaaaatggCTTTGTCGAAAAATCGAATTATTACACATTTCCTGAATTGTCGTGTTTTAAAAGTTACTGTTTTGATTTGAATGTAATGAATAAGAttcattattaatttaaaaattacattgtttGTTGTTTGGTAGGTTTGGAATTTTTTCTGAATTaccaatttttcattttttgctcctttttaaagaaataagcaGCAAGTGAAAATGTTTATcggaatacatgtaattggttGGTCGCATGATTAACTCCGATGAAGCTTAGACGATTTGATCACGTATCAACCAAGTTGATATTctattaaactcatttaaattgcTGTGTATTACATTTGTTTATGTTCAAGAACGGCAAATTGTTAGTATTACCATAAATGcgtttttatgtttacaatgatGCAACCGTCAAACACAATGCGTGCGGTAGTCATTGAGACGTCATTAAAAATTTCACATAAAATGAAcagattgtttttattattctatGGGTTcgtataaggaaacatatttgcaaatatttacatgttGTTGTGGTCTGTGAAGGCCCGTGATGTTGTACTTTAAATAAACCTCCTTAACATTTAAGAAGATTTGTCGAGAAGATGgcattttgtaaactttttttaaagctgaaaataaaactgcaaataaaatcattaaatgcGTTTATAATGTGAGGTTGCACATAGTAAAGCCAATTTGTTTGTGCTCCGAAAATTCCAAATTATAATGTACAATTGTagaaacatttttcattaaaaaaaaaaagcttgtgtccttttaaaatctaaatcacAACCGCTtcagaatttgaatttttcgtaaaaaatatGGAGATTTCAAAACTTATAATTGTAGTCACTTTagattactgtggtttcattaatattcaagggtatcaattttcgtggataaagtgaaaatcacagtttaaaGGATaggtaaattcgtggccaatgaccctatcaatagaaaatgttaatagaaattacacttcaatgaacattaaatttcgtagtccaacttaacaacgaaatccacgaaaattggtatttaacgaatattgatgaaaccacagtaattaaACTAAATAAGTAAGTTGCTACATTAGAGTTTTTACAATCGATATCAAAGTGATGGTCGAAAATTCTGGTCAGAGTGACATTAATCTCTGAAGGAAAATGCTTTTAAATTGgtacatttgttttaaattgacGAAACAATCATTCATTCAAAAGTAACATTTAATGGATACTTCTAAATGAGATGGCAACTATTAAACAATGTATAACTCACTTTTCTATAAAgacacaatatttaaaaaatcaattagttTTTAACTGGCCATTAGACCAAATGGCGTGTGGTATTTATCTAAccagtgtaaaatttacactgaCATTGGGATACAATAGTTCATTGTTTTAATAGTCAGACAGATAAATGAACCGAGATTGGGAATGGTTAATGTCGACTAATAAACACATTCTATTTACACCACGGTGCAATACTGCGCAATACCTCATGGTTGTTTAACTAGTAAATCTGTAGTGCGTATAGTGCATTTGTGGAGCCAAAGTTTACTTACATTTTCTCTTTGATCGCACATTCAAAAATACTACAGCTTTgcaagtaaaatttaaaaagtctttGAATATATTCTATTTCATATCACTAgttattatgtgatatgattcCAAAGATGTGAGCTCTTTTTAATTTAGGAAGACCCTTCATTTAATGAACGCGTATTAAATAAGTAGTTAAGACCAGGGAGACCAATCgcttaattttttcttttttttttctggattAAAATTTTACTCTAAAATTTCTAGTGTATGATTATTGAACTCGAAGGCATGTCGTCGTCCTTTCAGATTTGCATGTCAAACAAAAGCACGAGAAACTTCTGAATTACCTTGCATTCTTAAagtggcatggtcacgattttggtcaaaaattatttttccgattttaatactTACATTACTTCGGTAAGGCTTTtctaataggcaaccaaaatatGAGTGTCAGCCGTTGAGAGATAcagagttttaaatattttgctatgttgaaatgaaaattccagttttagaccttatatgaatgttttaaacattaGGAACTCTTTATTTACGCATAAAGTGAATCAAAAGATTGACTCATTagcttaaaaagattttttactggtatattgaacctatgtaaacaaaaacagggcacgagccttgtttacatgacagagaattgtgagcctgtatcttgcttataactctttGTAATGACTCTTACATTTCATTTGATTAGAAATGCAATTCTATAGCAttgtaaataagaaaaacagaaaaatagaatttgaccaaaattgtgaccatacCCCTTTAAGTTTACAGCTACAAAAATACCCATATGTTCAATGTCGATAGTTTCTAAAAATTTATATGCAAAAATACATTTAAGACTTGCATAGCTATAAGGAATTTTTTGTTGGAGGACAAATCGGAATAATCGCTTATGACTTTTGCTTTGTGGAAGCGTGCAGGTTTGAGGTTTGGTTTGTGGGTCGGTGTGTGTGGTCCTGTTGATCAGTGTTTAGGCTTGTGGATTAGTATGGTTTTGTGGGTCGGTTTTAGGGTTTGTGGGTCGGTGTGTGGGTTCGTTGATAGGTGTGTAGGTTTTGTGTGTATGGGTTTGTTGATCGGTGTGTTGGTGAGTCTGTGAGTTTGTGGATTTGTGTGTCGGTGTTTGGGTCAGCATGTAGGTTTGTGCGTCGGTGTGTGGGTTTGTGTGATCGGTATGTAGGTTAATTGATAGCTGTATTGGTGTGTAGGTTTGTATATCAATGTGTGAGTTTGTGGATCAGTGTGTAGGT
This is a stretch of genomic DNA from Crassostrea angulata isolate pt1a10 chromosome 4, ASM2561291v2, whole genome shotgun sequence. It encodes these proteins:
- the LOC128181742 gene encoding uncharacterized protein LOC128181742, giving the protein MSSRVRVWLCLGLMTVQTLQTVAYLGSSFKILNQMNDIRFDLEIIFSLSTWSPLDCSRKCEANGTCLSFQYLSLTGQCRLFSTIFLHQDAGVYDIGWQYYITSKRRCRDPFVDGRDLDICFMFAGFHNLPEGMEKCAATQSSIISITSTKENVFLIRLAETLTNVSLPDVSYKRPFIQGFWDGVDWILDNGSPLVYTNWDVDQPKKVDVKQNIKLEDGKWQTSIGLKIRPIFCNYIL